In the Heterodontus francisci isolate sHetFra1 chromosome 8, sHetFra1.hap1, whole genome shotgun sequence genome, one interval contains:
- the LOC137372609 gene encoding uncharacterized protein: MGWMFLYYPLPIRQQGVTVREGKKKGELKCCFQVTIDKTGKPSNKLKGTSHNDPNIVKIIEVKDLRKTIEIETGYGDTNAWVEWIKLPVKSLNKNNCYACASGRPIAQVVPFPLGWERDRKGMECMLALYQDKTAWGIQTCISLSIMFPPLEKEDSRTPPSFLATSVNHTSCVRRHGAELTRNMGELKSCIETEDVTGRVRGGNYSSLNVPRADLWWYCGGKILRQTLPSQWKGTCAIVQLAIPFTLAFEKQKIITRERGKREAIVNSFDDQVYLDSIGVPRGVPDEFKARNQITAGFESLFWWVTINKNVDWINYIYYNQQRFINYTRDAVKGIAEQLDATSRMAWENRLALDMILAEKGGVCIMLGGKCCTFIPNNTAPDGSITRALQGLTTLAEEMAENSGADTSLTGWLESWFGKWKGMIISVFTSLIMVVGILIAIGCCIIPCVRGLTQRLIETALTKQMSIQRGQEESMYLLGNDKVDSINGDTDIEKAAEIMLREFERTYENPPQYVENNKD, translated from the coding sequence atgggttggatgtttttgtattacccacttccaattagacaacaaggagtaacagttagagaagggaaaaagaaaggtgaattaaaatgttgttttcaggtaacaatagataagactggtaaaccatctaacaaactaaaagggacctctcataatgatcctaacatagtaaaaataatagaggtaaaggacctgagaaagacaattgagatagaaaccggttacggggacacaaatgcctgggtagaatggataaaattacctgtaaaaagtttgaacaaaaacaattgctatgcttgtgcatctggtagaccgatagctcaagtagtacctttcccgctggggtgggagcgtgaccgaaagggcatggaatgcatgttagccctatatcaggataagacggcttggggtattcaaacttgcatatccttgtcaataatgttccctcccctagagaaagaagattcaaggactcccccttcatttttagccaccagtgtgaatcacacatcatgcgtacgtcgacacggtgcggagctaaccagaaatatgggagagttgaagtcatgcatagagactgaggatgtaactggaagagtcaggggagggaactactcatcattgaatgttcccagagcggatttatggtggtattgcggaggaaaaatcctgagacagaccctaccctcccagtggaaggggacgtgcgcaattgttcaattggcaataccattcaccttggcatttgagaaacaaaagataataacgagggaaaggggtaaaagggaagcgatagtgaactcttttgacgaccaggtgtacttggattccataggggtcccaagaggggtacctgatgaattcaaggcccgaaaccaaataaccgccggtttcgagtctttgttttggtgggtcactattaacaaaaatgtagattggataaattatatttattacaaccaacaaagatttataaattatactagagatgcggtaaaaggtatagctgaacaattagatgccactagtagaatggcttgggaaaatcgactggctctagatatgatcttagcagaaaaaggaggtgtgtgtataatgttaggagggaaatgttgcacatttatcccaaataacacagcacccgatggttcaatcacccgagcactgcaagggttaacaactttagcagaggagatggccgaaaattcaggagcagacacttccctgacagggtggcttgaatcctggtttggaaaatggaaaggcatgataatctcggtttttacctccctgatcatggttgtcggaatactaatagccatcgggtgttgtattattccttgtgtaagagggctgacacagcgattgattgagacagctttgacgaagcagatgtcaatacaaagaggccaggaagagagtatgtacctgttaggtaatgacaaagtggatagtatcaacggagatacagacattgaaaaggcggctgaaataatgctcagagaatttgagaggacatatgagaaccctccgcagtatgtagaaaacaacaaggattaa